The following are encoded in a window of Chloroflexia bacterium SDU3-3 genomic DNA:
- a CDS encoding NGG1-interacting factor 3, with product MPTIQQAIDAIVESFEVEPPEHTCDTVKIGDPRQPLRGIVTTFLASRKVIQQAADLGANLIITHEPTFYNHMDKTDWLASDPVYTAKRDLLRRTQAVVWRCHDQWHAREPDGIITGVLRELGWHTYAHPERPYRCAIPPTTLGALAAHLKERLGAPMLRVIGSDAQVCQNVGLLVGAAGGEWQIRAMHVENLDTLVAGEINEWEISEYIRDARDMGLTKALVIVGHFNSEDAGMRYLAEHVRTVLPGVPVTHIPTGDPFRFI from the coding sequence ATGCCCACCATCCAGCAGGCGATCGATGCTATTGTCGAGTCGTTCGAGGTTGAACCGCCTGAGCACACCTGCGATACGGTCAAGATAGGCGACCCGCGTCAGCCGCTGCGCGGCATTGTGACCACCTTCCTGGCCTCGCGCAAGGTGATCCAGCAGGCCGCCGACCTGGGCGCGAACCTGATCATCACTCACGAGCCGACCTTCTACAACCATATGGACAAGACCGACTGGCTGGCCAGCGACCCGGTCTACACGGCCAAGCGCGACCTGCTGCGCCGTACCCAGGCCGTGGTCTGGCGCTGCCACGACCAGTGGCACGCTCGCGAGCCAGATGGCATTATCACCGGCGTGCTGCGCGAGCTGGGCTGGCACACCTACGCCCACCCCGAGCGCCCCTACCGCTGCGCCATCCCGCCCACCACGCTGGGCGCGCTGGCCGCCCACCTGAAAGAGCGTCTGGGCGCGCCCATGCTGCGCGTGATCGGATCGGACGCGCAGGTGTGCCAGAACGTGGGCCTGCTGGTGGGCGCGGCGGGCGGCGAGTGGCAGATCCGCGCCATGCACGTCGAGAACCTGGACACCCTGGTGGCGGGCGAGATCAACGAGTGGGAGATCAGCGAGTACATCCGCGACGCCCGCGACATGGGCCTGACCAAGGCGCTGGTGATCGTGGGCCACTTCAACAGCGAGGATGCGGGCATGCGCTACCTGGCCGAGCACGTGCGCACCGTGCTGCCGGGCGTGCCGGTCACGCACATCCCCACGGGCGACCCGTTCCGCTTCATCTAG